GCGATGTTCTAGGGAAACATGCGAGAGGAACACTGTAAATGTggtaatgattaaaaaacagaACGATATCGTTAATGTGAAAGGATAATGAGAAATGGTTGTTACGTATGCGGGATGACACCACAGGAAAAAGAATTGAGAATTTAGAAATCATGGGAGTAAGATCATGGGACGAGATAGTAACGATTCCGATGAATTCAGGTGCGACACCCACGTGGTCATGACTTTTACACGGATGCAGACGAGGTCACAGACACTGGAGCCGCGACAACTTTCGAGGTATGACCCGAAGTGTACTATCTACTGACGGGATGAGTCACAACAACTAAAAGCAATGACCTTTCTGCTCAGATTTGAAATATGGTAAAGACAATTTTGGGTTCTTTTGGAACGTTTACTGTGGAcaaagttgggcaaaaatttaatcaacgattgacgactaaatttctacttgaatcgttaatcgcaattaacaattaatctcctcgtttagtcgttaaaattgtggttaacgaataaatacttattaatcgttaattgcgattaacgattattaatcgtcaatcggataattgattactgattaactgctgaaatttcgaaattaaatacgtaatcagaactgtataaatactggaaaaaatgtaaactgagtttaggtgtattgtcatttggtccataatacaaattctgtttacgtgcttttatgttttctgtcgacgattcctttttttaatcaacgattgacgattaacttcatcaatcgattgaatcaatcgccgatttttcgacgatttcttttttgaatcgtatacattaatcaatcaatcatgattaaaattttaatcgattaatgcccaactctgactgtGGAATACAAGACAATCTCAAAGGAATAAGGGTCGTCAAAAATTCTAGGTTGCCAAAAGATCTAAAGGAATTCTGAGGTGTCAACTATCTCAAAGGGTTACTGGTTTTCCTGACCAATGTGGATTTCGCCTGACAATGTGACCCAAAATGTTTACCATAAACTCTGCTTAATCCGAAATTGACAATCTAAACGCCTCGTTCGATTTCATAAGTGTAGTGACGTATTATAAAGAATTCTTGTAAACTTACGTGATTCGTGTCGCGTATAGTCAACTTTACCATTGCAGTCGTTAAGACTCGCGAAACGACAATCGAAGTTGTCAATAAAATGCGCGATACACGATACTTCCATTAAAAGCTACGTTTTATTTTTCCCCGTCGTTTCGTAGAGCATTTATGACAGTAAAGAACGCAGAGTCCATCGAAGTTGATTAATTTGAAAGTTGTTTTTATTGCTGGTTTAGTATTGCTATGGTTACTTCACTGGTAGTTTCAACAATAGTGTAAATGCAGGGGGTAGAAGAAGTATTGTTTCCGATTGTCCTCTAGTAACGGAAGGCAGATGCGTTACACGAAGCACTGTTCCATTTGTTGCAAAGTATGTTTACGACAATATTAGCTGTACTATAAGATCATGTGAAACGAGACACTCCTTTCCGAATCGTGTATGGTAGAATCCAAACGGTGGTCTTTGCGATTACAAATAGCCGTAGTGGCCGAATCCATGACCATAACCATAATGGCCATAACCTAAACCTAAAGGGAAAAGCAAATTACCATGTCAATGTAACGTCTATGAATCTTTTGTTTACAGTGAGCGACTGATGGACAACGTCGGTGAACATTTTGTCTACTTTATTCTTCCAGGAAGGAAACGGAGAACAATAtcttttcttttaattaatGAAAGGTACAAAGAATGCAGATCTAGTTAAGTCTAAGCATATTTATCTGGATAATTATTAGAAATTTATAATAATCGACCATTTAGAAATGTATGATACGTGGAAATGCTTAATCTTGGGAAGTATACAAAATATTCATTGACGTTGAAGCCAGTCCTGTCGCGTTCGAAATCTCATGCTGTTATAAGTTTTCTCTTACCATAACCGTGTCCGAAGCCGTGTCCATATCCTCCATAGAATGGGTACCTGTAGCCATAAGAGTAAGgatagccgccgccgccgtaaCCGCCGTAACCGCCGTATCCGCCCAGGTATCCTGGTTTCGCAGACGCTACAGCGAAAATGACAGCCAACAGCAGGACTGTGTACTATGTAACACACAAAAAGAAATCATTTAAGTACTGCACTCAAATCTGTAAAATCTAATCATAAATACCTCTTGtgacaataaacaaaatttccTCTAGTATTCTATGATGTTGCACTTCATAGGAATGTCAATATACTGATACAAAAATGCCTTGTATGATTTTTATTGCAAAATCGCAGACTTATTATTCAGAACAAACTCGGAGTACACAGAAGAATGATGAAAATTAATTGTTAGACAATTAGATTAATATAATTACTtgataaaatcttttttaaagTTCGCCACCTGATTTGACAAAACCATAAAAATAtagcaaattaattaaaaagtgtCGACACTTCGTGACCAACGtaggaaaagaattatttttagaAACCGAGACAAGGAAACGCTGGCAGATCGCGGTAAGAATTAGCGTGTTTTCGTTACTTACAAGTTTCAAGCAAGCCATTCTCTATCAGGTGACACTAGGTCGTCCGTACCTGGAGCAAAATGCACTAATTTTTCTCTGAACTATCCGCCGAGTAGCACTGACCGTCTAACGTTGGTCCCGTGTTCTTTTATAACAAAGGCGGGGTCCCGCGGCGACCCCCAACAACAATTTTCCCAGCCTTCGTATTGGCTTTCCTCTGTTAACACTAATAGCAAAGCTTGGCATTGTTACCctggaattatgcgaatgcaatGCGTCATTATGAAACAGAGACACAATACATAGAAGAGTGTAGTAACGCGTTTCGGGATGGTCGCCGAGTACGCACGCCCTGTGAACACCGCCTTGACATCCAAATTCGTCGGGTGGTTCAACGTTTTATTACGTTTCTCAATTACACTTTGCTTTCTGTGAAACTCCGTACAAAACAATGCGAATAATGGAAACGTTTCGTTGGGAAATTCATCGGGGGAATTCCGCTTAATAACGGTGCTGGTGGAATTAGTGTTTCTTGCACTAATCGTGGGGCGAATATGGCAAATGAACAGTTTGATCCGACGGGTTTGGACGTTTCCAGAGAATCCGGCTCGTTTTCTGAAATGTTTACACGTTTGCGAGGGAATTAAACAGACAAGTGTGATTCGCCACGCCTCAATTGCAAGCTGTAATGCGCAACGCCCGACTGCAGATTTTCCGAATGCAAATGTCTGCCGCGTCATCGTTCTCGAGATGAATGAGTGGACAGAAACTCGTCGTTAACATTCGCTGTTCAAACTCATAAAATTGTAACAACACAGTTTGCAAATACATTTAATTTATCACTTGTACATAAAATATCCCTATTAATGTTCGTAACAATGTGCGATAAGATGTTGATAAATATCCAATAATTCCTAATGAAGTTATTATTAGACACATCTTCATTACAATGAAACTACAATATCTTGTGCAAATTAGAGTTTTTGTAATCCCTCTTCCATGGGAAGTAATCGGTAATTTATATTCAATCTGATCGTCAGTAAATAATAAAGATGCGCGAGATCTTTATTGTGATTGGCGACTGCTCGACGCATCCGTGCACTCTGTAAATGCACAGACTCTGTAGTTtagttattataaaaattggagACGGTGATTGGCTGACAACCATCGATTAAGAAGCGGGGAGACAGTTTAATTGTTGTAAACTGGGCACTGCGTGCGCAGAAACGCAGAGTTCAATGGAGTTCGAGGAAAGAAGATGGCACCGTGAGTATCGTGATCGAAACGGAAAGAATAAAAGTCAAATGTTACGTAACAGGTGCAAGGAAGCTAGGTAGATCGTGTTACCGAATGGCGAAATTACACGGTGCACGCCGGTGGGACGAAATCATGAAAGAAAGGTCATTGCAACACAGTTGAGGATGCGTTTGCGCGATTCATTGTAGATCATATGTAATACCTGAACTATTTATGGATTATTGTTTAATGAACCGCTGCGAAATTATTCGGTCTTTCACATCGAAAAGACGACAGTTTGATTGTTCATGATACTTTCGCGCTCTACTCTATTGTTACACAAAGATACCAATCTGCTCGAAGTTCAACGCATTGCCTCACGCTGCGAAATCTGCCGATGACTTGAGAGAAGACACGATAATTGATCGTCGTGCATACGGTAAGTAATTATTACGTTTCTCGCGGGGAAAAACTGGCGTGACTCCGTGAATCATTAATTATGGCCTGCTTTCCTCTACAATGGTTGGCTTATTCCACTTGCAAATGTATCGCTTCTCGAGTCCTTTAACTTTCTCGTTTGTTTGTATTAATTCGCGATGCTTTCGGTTCGGCGGTATTCATAATTAATCAGACTCTGAACACGTAATAACGTGCCCGTGAAATGAATTAATCACGGATTAGCGAATTTATGGAGCGTTTCGGACGATATTTTCTACAATGAACAAATTCGTTCGGCGGACTGATACGTGGAAGTAAAAATAGCTCTGCCGATGAAGTTTTGTATACTCCTCATAACAGAGGCTACGTGTTCGGAATTTAATAAACTCGAAGTTTACGAATCTATAATGCATTGGCAGTGCAGTAAACAAATTATCTAATCACGGAAGTTGCAGAAGACATAGTGTTGTGCGTTTTAATCATCAGATTAAATTTTCTATCAAGAAAATAGTCAATGAAGATATTCTGTTGAAAGAATTATTTGCTCGGTTTGTGAAAATGAACAACGATATTGCATGTACATTGAATAAACTAGATCATGCATGTATAAAATTGTTCAAGGATCGTTCGATTGTCGCAGAACAATTTCCATGAACACCATAAGCCGAGCAAAAAGGTGTTCAACGAGTTAATCGTTAGAACAGATTCTCTCACAGGTAT
This genomic stretch from Lasioglossum baleicum chromosome 4, iyLasBale1, whole genome shotgun sequence harbors:
- the LOC143207855 gene encoding uncharacterized protein LOC143207855, giving the protein MACLKLYTVLLLAVIFAVASAKPGYLGGYGGYGGYGGGGYPYSYGYRYPFYGGYGHGFGHGYGLGYGHYGYGHGFGHYGYL